In Archangium violaceum, the following are encoded in one genomic region:
- a CDS encoding DUF2156 domain-containing protein encodes MSGIPHDAHPRVLALLRRYGWNATSFQVLEPGYSYWFDGEDACVAYVDTGGAWVVAGAPIAPEERLAEVAERFEAHAAASGRRLCFFATEQRMLEAAALRGLSIGEQPVWDPRRWEEGVRESRSLREQLRRARAKGVRIREVTPAELKDPGHPMRAGVDRLMERWLRSRRMAPMGFLVQLSPYAWAEERRSFVAERDGEVVAFLSAVPVYARNGWFVQHLMRDRKAPNGTAELLVDAVMRAAAEEGRSYLTLGLAPLAGAVAGWLRAARVVGTPLYDFEGLRSFKARLRPHAWDRIHLAWPARRSTPWPWPLYDALTAFARGSLARFGVATLLLRPLLLVWLLAVLLVPWTVLLALPANAPRFPSPLVQWGWVLFDVGLTVALFSLVRHWRKWLATLLASVITGDACLTLLEALLYNAPRARGPGDWLVMFVAVLAPATAAVLLFWARRHPTLEHV; translated from the coding sequence ATGAGTGGCATCCCCCATGACGCGCACCCGCGGGTGCTGGCGCTGCTGCGGCGATACGGCTGGAACGCGACGTCCTTCCAGGTGCTGGAGCCAGGGTACTCGTACTGGTTCGACGGCGAGGACGCGTGCGTGGCGTACGTGGACACGGGCGGGGCCTGGGTGGTGGCCGGTGCTCCCATCGCCCCCGAGGAGCGCCTCGCCGAGGTGGCGGAGCGCTTCGAGGCGCACGCGGCCGCGTCGGGCCGGCGCCTGTGCTTCTTCGCCACCGAGCAGCGCATGCTGGAGGCCGCCGCGCTGAGGGGACTGTCCATCGGCGAGCAGCCCGTGTGGGACCCGAGGCGGTGGGAGGAGGGCGTGCGCGAGAGCCGGAGCCTGCGCGAGCAGCTGCGCCGCGCGCGGGCCAAGGGCGTGAGGATTCGCGAGGTGACTCCCGCCGAGCTGAAGGACCCCGGCCACCCGATGCGGGCGGGGGTGGACCGGCTGATGGAGCGCTGGCTGCGCTCCCGCCGCATGGCGCCGATGGGCTTCCTGGTGCAGCTCTCCCCGTACGCCTGGGCCGAGGAGCGCCGCTCCTTCGTGGCGGAGCGGGACGGGGAGGTGGTGGCCTTCCTGTCGGCGGTGCCGGTGTACGCGCGCAACGGCTGGTTCGTGCAGCACCTGATGCGGGACAGGAAGGCGCCCAACGGCACCGCGGAGCTGCTGGTGGACGCGGTGATGCGCGCGGCGGCGGAGGAGGGCCGGAGCTATCTGACGCTGGGGCTCGCTCCCCTGGCGGGCGCGGTGGCCGGCTGGCTGCGCGCGGCCCGGGTGGTCGGCACGCCCCTCTATGACTTCGAGGGCCTCCGGTCCTTCAAGGCCCGGCTGCGCCCGCACGCGTGGGACCGCATCCACCTGGCCTGGCCCGCGCGGCGCTCCACGCCCTGGCCCTGGCCGTTGTACGACGCCCTCACCGCCTTCGCCCGGGGCAGCCTCGCGCGCTTCGGCGTGGCCACGCTCCTGCTCCGGCCCCTGCTGCTCGTCTGGCTGCTCGCCGTGCTGCTGGTGCCCTGGACGGTGCTGCTCGCGCTGCCGGCCAACGCGCCCCGCTTCCCCTCACCACTCGTGCAGTGGGGCTGGGTGCTCTTCGACGTGGGGCTGACGGTGGCGCTCTTCTCGCTCGTCCGCCACTGGCGCAAGTGGCTCGCCACGCTGCTGGCCTCGGTCATCACCGGGGATGCGTGCCTCACGCTCCTCGAGGCACTCCTCTACAACGCCCCTCGCGCACGAGGGCCCGGCGACTGGCTCGTCATGTTCGTGGCGGTGCTCGCTCCGGCCACGGCGGCGGTGCTGCTCTTCTGGGCGCGCCGCCACCCGACACTCGAGCACGTCTGA
- a CDS encoding DUF2171 domain-containing protein — MISPDDIQEGMTVRDLEGRKLGTVANVGETHFELEQGWPARRDYMVRYHGVARVQGRDVYLAPAPTPVPPEDESLPNR; from the coding sequence ATGATCAGCCCGGATGACATCCAGGAAGGCATGACGGTCAGGGACCTGGAAGGCCGGAAGCTCGGCACGGTGGCGAACGTGGGGGAGACCCACTTCGAGCTGGAGCAGGGATGGCCCGCCCGACGGGACTACATGGTGCGCTACCACGGAGTGGCGCGCGTGCAGGGCCGGGACGTGTACCTCGCGCCCGCGCCCACGCCCGTGCCGCCCGAGGACGAATCCCTTCCGAACAGATGA
- a CDS encoding efflux RND transporter periplasmic adaptor subunit, giving the protein MAQAQAQRLDALRIDRSAHPRRRLGRRWLWWGALAVVLALVVGALVVGRAPSVRVAEVREARPGEQQTELSAAGFVASRRRSVIAPQVAGRLVEVAVEEGDAVKKGQVLARLDDRDARVTAARARAELQAAYQRLLAARATATRARSDLVRAERLAQAQVITRASLEESQALAQASSAEELAASAQLTAAQRAVEAAELQLSHTVVRAPFQGTVVRKLADEGAVLAPAALEQENIGGIVELVDLGALEVEAEVSEEQLPRIEVGQPALIFLDAYPDQAFAGEVRSVRPAIDRSKATADVNVAFDEIPPGALPDMGSRVAFLKEELSPEALTKKDGALRVPASAVVPSEGQSVVWVVQDGRLKRQPVQVVEKVGDEVALAQGPKPGTQVVVSPDERLRTGRKVKVLTEGG; this is encoded by the coding sequence ATGGCGCAGGCGCAAGCCCAGAGGTTGGACGCGCTCAGGATTGACCGTTCGGCCCACCCCCGGCGGAGACTGGGACGCCGGTGGCTCTGGTGGGGAGCGCTCGCCGTCGTGCTCGCCCTGGTGGTGGGCGCGCTGGTGGTGGGCCGTGCCCCCAGCGTGCGCGTGGCCGAGGTCCGTGAGGCCCGCCCCGGCGAGCAGCAGACCGAGCTCTCCGCCGCTGGTTTCGTCGCCTCGCGTCGGCGCTCCGTCATCGCGCCCCAGGTGGCGGGCCGCCTCGTGGAGGTGGCGGTGGAGGAGGGCGATGCGGTGAAGAAGGGGCAGGTGCTCGCCCGCCTGGATGACCGGGACGCCCGTGTGACGGCCGCGCGGGCCCGTGCGGAGCTCCAGGCGGCCTACCAGCGGCTCCTCGCCGCGCGGGCCACGGCGACCCGGGCGCGGAGTGACCTGGTCCGGGCCGAGCGGCTGGCGCAGGCGCAGGTCATCACCCGGGCGAGCTTGGAGGAGTCGCAGGCGCTCGCCCAGGCCTCCTCCGCCGAGGAGCTGGCCGCGAGTGCCCAGCTCACCGCGGCCCAGCGCGCGGTGGAGGCCGCGGAGCTGCAGCTGTCCCATACCGTGGTGCGGGCGCCCTTCCAGGGCACGGTGGTGCGCAAGCTGGCGGATGAGGGCGCGGTGCTCGCGCCCGCCGCGCTCGAGCAGGAGAACATCGGCGGCATCGTCGAGCTGGTGGACCTGGGGGCGCTCGAGGTGGAGGCCGAGGTCAGCGAGGAGCAACTGCCGCGCATCGAGGTGGGGCAGCCCGCGCTCATCTTCCTGGATGCGTACCCGGACCAGGCCTTCGCCGGAGAGGTGCGCTCGGTGCGCCCGGCCATCGACCGCTCCAAGGCCACCGCCGACGTGAACGTGGCATTCGACGAGATACCTCCGGGCGCGCTGCCGGACATGGGCTCGCGGGTGGCCTTCCTGAAGGAGGAGCTGTCCCCGGAGGCGCTCACGAAGAAGGACGGGGCGCTGCGAGTGCCGGCCTCGGCGGTGGTGCCGAGCGAGGGGCAGTCCGTGGTGTGGGTTGTGCAGGACGGGCGGCTGAAGCGCCAGCCGGTGCAGGTGGTGGAGAAGGTGGGGGACGAGGTGGCGCTGGCTCAGGGGCCGAAGCCGGGGACGCAGGTGGTGGTGTCGCCGGACGAGCGGTTGCGCACGGGGCGCAAGGTGAAGGTGCTGACGGAGGGCGGATGA
- a CDS encoding ABC transporter ATP-binding protein gives MSTVPLEVTPPIIRLRGVSKSYRRGDLVVPVLEGVNLDIETGAFEAFMGPSGSGKSTLLNLISGLDRPTSGVVEVGGHDLARMSDKELSDWRAGHVGFVFQMYNLLPVLTAAENVELPLLLSPLSRSERREHVAAALGVVGLGHRMSHRPPQLSGGEQQRVAIARAIVTDPDLLIADEPTGDLDRKSAEQVLDLFALLHHELHKTLVMVTHDPHAAERADLVRHLEKGLLQ, from the coding sequence ATGAGCACCGTGCCACTGGAAGTGACGCCTCCCATCATCCGGCTCCGGGGGGTCTCCAAGTCCTACCGGCGCGGCGACCTCGTCGTGCCCGTGCTGGAGGGGGTGAACCTGGACATCGAGACGGGGGCCTTCGAGGCCTTCATGGGCCCGTCCGGCTCGGGCAAGTCCACGCTGCTCAACCTCATCTCCGGATTGGACCGGCCCACCTCGGGGGTGGTGGAGGTGGGCGGGCACGACCTGGCGCGCATGAGCGACAAGGAGCTGTCCGACTGGCGCGCGGGCCACGTGGGCTTCGTCTTCCAGATGTACAACCTGCTGCCCGTGCTCACGGCGGCGGAGAACGTGGAGCTGCCGCTGCTGCTCTCACCGCTCTCGCGCTCGGAGCGTCGCGAGCACGTGGCCGCCGCGCTGGGGGTGGTGGGCCTGGGGCACCGGATGAGCCACCGCCCGCCGCAGCTGTCCGGAGGCGAGCAGCAGCGGGTGGCGATCGCCCGGGCCATCGTCACGGACCCGGACCTGCTCATCGCGGACGAGCCCACGGGAGACCTGGACCGCAAGTCTGCCGAGCAGGTGTTGGACCTCTTCGCGCTGCTGCACCACGAGCTGCACAAGACGCTGGTGATGGTGACGCACGATCCGCATGCCGCCGAGCGGGCGGACCTGGTGCGGCACCTGGAGAAGGGGCTGCTGCAATGA
- a CDS encoding ABC transporter permease yields MTFGRLVWKDLLRNPLRLGLTVLAGAVGVMAFIFLRTVVDLFYVGAAAAQADRLFTRSKASITEDLPLSYLPRIAAVPGVSDITFYGFFGGRYGESQKDFFGSAFVDPPSFMKVFDEVAVPPEQVAAFTADPCGALIGKDLAARYGWKVGERVTLKGTIYPGDWTFTVRGIYDVRSGGMDTATFFFGFRCLNEKMPEDRKDRVGAFMIRVEDPSRSALVSSTVDAMFANSPYPTRTESERAATLGFISMLSAIITAVQVVSTVILLIILLVIGNTLAMSVRERTRDLATLRAMGFKSGRVVMLVLFESLVIGLASAALGVLIAPQLIQGFIGAVGSQLGGIPKDFMRESTLLLGALAALGVSLLAGAIPAMRAVRIPVAEGLRKVA; encoded by the coding sequence ATGACGTTCGGGCGGCTCGTCTGGAAGGACCTGCTGCGCAACCCCTTGAGGCTGGGCCTCACGGTGCTGGCGGGGGCGGTGGGGGTGATGGCCTTCATCTTCCTGCGCACGGTGGTGGACCTGTTCTACGTGGGGGCGGCGGCGGCGCAGGCGGACCGCCTCTTCACCCGTAGCAAGGCGTCCATCACGGAGGACCTGCCGCTGTCCTATCTGCCGCGCATCGCCGCGGTGCCCGGCGTGAGCGACATCACCTTCTATGGCTTCTTCGGCGGGAGGTATGGCGAGTCGCAGAAGGACTTCTTCGGCTCGGCCTTCGTGGACCCGCCCTCCTTCATGAAGGTGTTCGACGAGGTGGCCGTGCCTCCGGAGCAGGTGGCGGCCTTCACGGCGGACCCGTGCGGTGCGCTCATCGGGAAGGACCTGGCGGCGCGTTACGGCTGGAAGGTGGGAGAGCGGGTGACGCTCAAGGGCACCATCTATCCGGGTGATTGGACCTTCACCGTGCGCGGCATCTACGACGTGCGCAGCGGCGGCATGGACACCGCCACGTTCTTCTTCGGCTTCCGCTGCCTCAACGAGAAGATGCCGGAGGATCGGAAGGACCGGGTGGGGGCCTTCATGATCCGGGTGGAGGATCCGTCGCGCTCGGCGCTGGTGTCCTCGACGGTGGACGCCATGTTCGCCAACAGCCCGTACCCCACGCGCACCGAGAGCGAGCGCGCGGCCACGCTGGGCTTCATCTCCATGCTGTCGGCCATCATCACCGCGGTGCAGGTGGTGTCCACCGTCATCCTGCTCATCATCCTGCTGGTCATCGGCAACACGCTGGCCATGAGCGTGCGCGAGCGCACGCGCGACCTGGCGACGCTTCGGGCCATGGGCTTCAAGAGTGGACGGGTGGTGATGCTCGTCCTGTTCGAGTCGCTCGTCATCGGTCTGGCCTCGGCCGCGCTGGGGGTGCTCATCGCCCCGCAGCTCATCCAGGGCTTCATCGGGGCGGTGGGCTCGCAGCTGGGCGGCATCCCCAAGGACTTCATGCGCGAGAGCACGCTGCTGCTCGGGGCGCTGGCGGCACTGGGGGTGTCGCTGTTGGCCGGGGCGATTCCAGCGATGCGGGCCGTGCGCATTCCCGTGGCCGAGGGGCTGAGGAAGGTGGCCTGA
- a CDS encoding ABC transporter permease translates to MIPLYYNTRSLWARRLSTGLTVVGLGLVVFVFAAVLMLANGIESALASGGDPRNVVLLNKGSTSELMSTVERDALRALGSATQVASSVQGDPLVAGELVVPVLLPRPDGKESNVNARGIGPQSFAIRPVVRLIAGRPPRVGTNEIALGEALVGRSPGARLGGELRFAEQRWPVVGVFSADGGAYESELWVDVNRLGSAFDRPGLSSIVVRTGSVPARDAFIQAVEGDPRFTLEAKPEPEYWAEQATWLATFIRVLGLFVSFIFSVGAVLGAMITMYAQVSARITELGMLRAVGYRRRSVLASILIESAVLGAAGGVLGALGALATRWMEIRTLNFQTFAEVRFGFTPTPGIVVAALVFGTLMGTLGGMLPALRASRLSILDALRA, encoded by the coding sequence ATGATTCCCCTCTACTACAACACGCGCAGCCTCTGGGCCCGGCGGCTGTCGACGGGGCTCACCGTGGTGGGCCTGGGGCTCGTCGTCTTCGTCTTCGCCGCGGTGCTGATGCTGGCCAACGGCATCGAGTCCGCGCTCGCCTCGGGAGGAGACCCGCGCAACGTCGTCCTCCTCAACAAGGGCTCCACCAGCGAGCTGATGAGCACCGTGGAGCGCGATGCCCTGCGGGCCCTGGGCAGCGCGACGCAGGTGGCCTCCTCGGTGCAGGGGGACCCGCTGGTGGCCGGCGAGCTGGTGGTGCCGGTGCTGCTGCCCCGCCCGGACGGCAAGGAGTCCAACGTCAACGCGCGAGGCATCGGTCCCCAGAGCTTCGCCATCCGGCCCGTCGTGCGGCTCATCGCGGGACGGCCTCCGAGGGTGGGGACGAACGAGATCGCCCTGGGCGAGGCGCTGGTGGGTCGCTCGCCGGGAGCGCGGCTGGGAGGCGAGCTGCGCTTCGCGGAACAGCGCTGGCCCGTGGTGGGCGTCTTCTCGGCGGACGGCGGGGCCTACGAGTCCGAGCTCTGGGTGGACGTCAACCGGCTGGGCTCGGCCTTCGACCGGCCGGGGCTCAGCTCCATCGTCGTGCGGACGGGCTCGGTGCCGGCCCGGGATGCCTTCATCCAGGCGGTGGAGGGAGACCCGCGCTTCACGCTCGAGGCGAAGCCGGAGCCCGAGTACTGGGCGGAGCAGGCCACATGGCTGGCCACCTTCATCCGGGTGCTCGGCCTGTTCGTGTCCTTCATCTTCAGCGTGGGCGCGGTGCTGGGGGCGATGATCACCATGTACGCGCAGGTGTCGGCGCGGATCACCGAGCTGGGCATGCTGAGGGCGGTGGGCTACCGGCGCCGCAGCGTGCTGGCGAGCATCCTCATCGAATCGGCCGTGCTGGGCGCGGCTGGAGGGGTGCTGGGCGCGCTGGGGGCGCTGGCCACGCGGTGGATGGAGATCCGCACCCTGAACTTCCAGACGTTCGCCGAGGTGCGCTTCGGCTTCACGCCGACACCGGGCATCGTGGTGGCGGCGCTCGTCTTCGGGACGCTGATGGGCACACTGGGCGGGATGTTGCCCGCGCTGCGCGCCTCACGGCTGTCCATCCTGGATGCACTGAGGGCCTAG
- a CDS encoding rod shape-determining protein: MFDWLHTLFSRDLAIDLGTANTLIYIRGQGIVSNEPSVVAVQQDARGGKKVLAVGKEAKEMLGRTPGNIVAIRPMKDGVIADFEITAAMLRYFIQTAHNRKSLVSPRIVIGIPSGITEVERRAVREAAANAGAREVYLIEQPMAAAIGAGLPVTEPSGNMIVDIGGGTSDVAVISLAGIVFAKSVRIGGDKLDEAIIQYVKRKYNLLIGERTAELIKMGIGTAYPTEEVMTMEIKGRDLVAGVPRTLTVSSDEVRDALSEPVNGIVEAVKLTLERTPPELAGDIADRGIVLAGGGALLKNLDTLLREETGLPVFLAEDPLSAVVMGAGKALESLDILRQVCQPG; encoded by the coding sequence ATGTTCGACTGGCTCCACACTCTCTTTTCGCGCGACCTCGCCATCGACCTGGGCACGGCCAACACGCTCATCTACATCCGCGGTCAAGGCATCGTCTCCAATGAGCCTTCCGTCGTCGCCGTGCAGCAGGACGCGCGGGGCGGCAAGAAGGTGCTTGCCGTGGGCAAGGAGGCCAAGGAGATGCTCGGCCGTACGCCGGGCAACATCGTGGCCATCCGCCCCATGAAGGACGGCGTCATCGCCGACTTCGAGATCACCGCGGCGATGTTGCGCTACTTCATCCAGACGGCGCACAACCGCAAGTCGCTGGTGAGCCCGCGCATCGTCATCGGCATCCCCTCGGGCATCACCGAGGTGGAGCGCCGCGCCGTGCGTGAAGCCGCCGCCAATGCCGGTGCCCGCGAGGTCTACCTGATTGAACAGCCGATGGCCGCGGCCATTGGAGCCGGCCTGCCGGTGACCGAGCCGAGCGGCAACATGATCGTCGACATCGGCGGTGGAACGTCCGACGTGGCGGTCATCAGCCTGGCGGGCATCGTGTTCGCCAAGAGCGTGCGAATCGGCGGCGACAAGCTGGACGAGGCGATCATCCAGTACGTCAAGCGCAAGTACAACCTGCTCATCGGCGAGCGCACGGCGGAGCTCATCAAGATGGGCATCGGCACGGCGTACCCCACCGAGGAGGTCATGACCATGGAGATCAAGGGTCGAGACCTGGTGGCGGGAGTGCCGCGCACGCTGACGGTGAGCAGCGACGAGGTGCGCGACGCGCTGAGCGAGCCGGTGAACGGCATCGTGGAGGCGGTGAAGCTGACGCTGGAGCGCACGCCGCCGGAGCTTGCCGGAGACATCGCGGACCGCGGCATCGTGCTGGCCGGTGGTGGCGCGCTGCTCAAGAACCTGGACACGCTGCTGCGCGAGGAGACGGGCCTGCCGGTGTTCCTGGCGGAGGATCCGCTGTCGGCGGTGGTGATGGGAGCGGGCAAGGCGCTGGAGTCGCTCGACATCCTGCGCCAGGTCTGCCAGCCGGGCTGA
- a CDS encoding putative ABC transporter permease: protein MLPRFLLYGCAGWVMEVCFTGMGAALFERDRNATATTYLWMHPIYGATALGLEFLHDRLRFLPRPVRALAYTTVILGAEFATGWVLRKALGRCPWDYEQRGLNVKGLVRLDYAPFWYAAGLLFEPVREALLRITSEALRQTPEYRHAVETGAVAEPFHLGPVSTEQEAGEAADTFLLAEETEPRPSY, encoded by the coding sequence GTGCTACCGCGATTCCTGCTGTACGGGTGTGCTGGCTGGGTGATGGAGGTGTGTTTCACCGGCATGGGGGCGGCTCTCTTCGAGCGGGATAGGAACGCCACGGCGACGACGTACCTCTGGATGCACCCCATCTACGGCGCCACGGCGCTGGGGCTGGAGTTCCTCCATGACCGGCTGCGCTTCCTTCCCCGGCCCGTGCGCGCACTTGCCTACACCACGGTCATCCTGGGCGCCGAGTTCGCCACGGGATGGGTGCTGCGCAAGGCGCTCGGCCGCTGCCCCTGGGACTACGAGCAGCGGGGTTTGAACGTGAAGGGGCTCGTCCGCCTGGACTACGCCCCCTTCTGGTACGCCGCCGGCCTGCTCTTCGAGCCCGTGCGCGAGGCCCTCCTGCGCATCACCAGCGAGGCCCTCCGCCAGACACCCGAGTACCGGCATGCGGTGGAGACCGGCGCGGTGGCCGAGCCCTTCCACCTCGGCCCCGTCTCCACCGAGCAGGAGGCCGGGGAAGCGGCGGACACCTTCCTCCTGGCCGAGGAGACCGAGCCCCGCCCCTCCTACTGA
- a CDS encoding glycosyltransferase family 2 protein encodes MLVSVVIPVYNEIATLAEILRRVTAVDFPKELVIVDDCSRDGSREFLQQLADKGLSALDGTPKNRNELRILFQEKNQGKGAALRRGFSESSGDIVIIQDADLEYDPKEIPRVIQPIIDGDADVVFGSRFTGTPRRVLYFWHSVLNHFLTMLSNMTSNLNLTDMETCYKAFRAEVIRSVNIEEDRFGIEPEITAKVARGGWRVFEVPISYHGRTYEEGKKIGWKDGVRALYAIGKYAIKR; translated from the coding sequence ATGCTCGTCTCGGTCGTCATCCCCGTCTACAACGAGATTGCCACCCTCGCCGAAATCCTCCGCCGCGTGACCGCGGTGGACTTCCCCAAGGAGCTCGTCATCGTGGACGACTGCTCCCGGGATGGGAGCCGCGAGTTCCTCCAGCAGCTCGCCGACAAGGGCCTGTCCGCCCTCGACGGCACCCCGAAGAACCGCAACGAGCTGCGCATCCTCTTCCAGGAGAAGAACCAGGGGAAGGGCGCCGCCCTGCGCCGCGGCTTCTCCGAGTCCTCCGGGGACATCGTCATCATCCAGGACGCGGACCTCGAGTACGACCCGAAGGAGATTCCCCGCGTCATCCAGCCCATCATCGATGGCGACGCGGACGTCGTCTTCGGCAGCCGCTTCACCGGCACGCCCCGGCGAGTCCTCTACTTCTGGCACTCGGTGCTCAACCACTTCCTCACCATGCTGTCCAACATGACCAGCAACCTGAACCTCACGGACATGGAGACCTGCTACAAGGCCTTCCGCGCCGAGGTCATCCGGTCGGTCAACATCGAGGAGGACCGCTTCGGCATCGAGCCGGAAATCACCGCCAAGGTGGCTCGCGGGGGCTGGCGCGTCTTCGAGGTGCCCATCAGCTACCACGGGCGCACCTACGAGGAGGGCAAGAAGATCGGCTGGAAGGATGGCGTCCGGGCCCTCTACGCCATCGGCAAGTACGCCATCAAACGCTGA
- a CDS encoding fatty acid desaturase family protein has product MYAKTAALLGWFAASYAFLVFVATGPWSAVLGCVSLGLAMAGIGFSIQHDANHGGYSERKSINRLLAWTLDVLGASSYVWSWKHNIFHHSHPNVVGLDADIDIQPFCRVAPGQRLHAAHRFQHVYIWMLYGLLAVKWHFVDDFKDVLNGSVGRQKMPRPTGRKLAGVLGGKLFFIGWALVVPALFHPVWKVALCYALTSFVLGLTLASVFQLAHCVEEAEFSEVPEGGGTFAREWAVHQVETTVDFARGNRLLCWYLGGLNFQVVHHLFPRVCHLHYPALSRLVEETCREHGVRYRAQESVGAALGSHVRWLKRMGQPEVVEAVMVEAVV; this is encoded by the coding sequence ATGTACGCCAAGACGGCGGCGCTGCTCGGCTGGTTCGCGGCCTCGTATGCCTTCCTCGTCTTCGTGGCGACGGGTCCCTGGAGCGCGGTCCTCGGGTGCGTGTCGCTCGGACTGGCGATGGCCGGCATCGGCTTCAGCATCCAGCACGACGCCAACCACGGAGGTTATTCGGAGCGCAAGAGCATCAACCGGCTGCTCGCGTGGACGCTCGATGTCCTGGGTGCGTCTTCCTATGTCTGGAGCTGGAAGCACAACATCTTCCACCACAGCCATCCCAACGTGGTCGGGCTCGACGCGGACATCGACATCCAGCCCTTCTGCCGGGTGGCGCCGGGCCAGCGGCTGCACGCGGCCCACCGCTTCCAGCATGTCTACATCTGGATGCTCTACGGGCTGCTCGCGGTGAAGTGGCACTTCGTCGATGACTTCAAGGACGTGCTCAACGGGAGCGTCGGGCGGCAGAAGATGCCGCGTCCCACCGGGCGCAAGCTGGCCGGGGTCCTCGGCGGGAAGCTGTTCTTCATCGGCTGGGCGCTGGTGGTGCCGGCCCTCTTCCATCCCGTGTGGAAGGTGGCGCTCTGCTACGCGCTGACCTCGTTCGTCCTCGGGCTGACGCTGGCGAGCGTGTTCCAGCTCGCGCACTGCGTGGAGGAGGCGGAGTTTTCCGAGGTGCCCGAAGGCGGCGGCACCTTCGCGCGCGAGTGGGCGGTGCACCAGGTGGAGACGACGGTGGACTTCGCGCGGGGCAATCGGTTGCTGTGCTGGTATCTGGGTGGGCTCAACTTCCAGGTGGTGCACCACCTGTTCCCGAGGGTGTGCCATCTGCACTACCCGGCGCTCTCGCGGCTCGTCGAGGAGACGTGCCGGGAGCACGGCGTGCGCTACCGCGCGCAGGAGAGCGTGGGCGCGGCATTGGGGAGCCACGTGCGCTGGCTCAAGCGGATGGGCCAGCCAGAGGTCGTGGAAGCGGTCATGGTGGAGGCGGTGGTATGA